In Aphis gossypii isolate Hap1 unplaced genomic scaffold, ASM2018417v2 Contig00211_ERROPOS273001+, whole genome shotgun sequence, the genomic window TAACTGTGTTAGGCTTTAATTGTCAATAGATTATCTGTAGGACACAAAACAATGAATGCATACCTGATAGAGAGAATTGCCTGTGACATATGTAGTCACGTAATGAGATCCAAAACTCCTGACGAATTCAATAACCGACAAACTATCACTGACATTAACAGAGGCCACCTGTTTGGCCACTGGTTCGTGAAGGTCATAGCTATTATCCATTACTAAATTAGCAGTCTCCCTATGCCTAGCCACCCTGACAAGAACATAACAATGATCTCCGGTTACATAAGACACGTCTAAACCtgcattgaaatattatacacatcgaTGATTAgtgggtatataataaataataattaataatgaataaaatacacaaaggTAGATGATATTGTAGTGCATTCTTTTGAAATAAACCAGATcaattcattttattgtatctatatttatgCTGGAATAAAAATGcactttatactattataggttcatcgtaagtaattttttaattaacggTTTTGACTTATTTCTAGTAATATTTCatgtgtataaatgtatataagtatccAACAAACCTAAATTTCTAGCCAACGTAACTTTGGACCAACTGCCTGTAAACGCTTGCCACGGTTTCTCCAGCCTTTCTATGGAAAAATCTCTAAAATAGGCTtgcaataattgttttacattatcaCAAAACTCCATGTGGAAGTTCCCTTGGAAGACTTGACCACCTCCTTCTCCGATATTTCTTTtgagactataataataaagtaaacatacattatttttttagatttaaatacaataagcattttaatataatatattaatcacactagtcactaatatatttataattacgtaATTTATTCAACACCAATTTTCTATTTACCTTTGTTTTTCCGGTAAGTTCATAAACACGTCTACCGTGGGTTCTCTGAATATCCATGAATGATCAGGGTCATTTCCGGGGACCACTCTCATACTTATGCTAAGGTATCCATAACGATTAAATACGTTGATGGCGTTACCCACTTTAATGTCTGCGTAAGTCTGTTGAAGCCTTAACgcgaaaagaataaaaatcattaacgcCTTTGCCCCATCAAGGCCCATTTCTTGACCTATAAAATGacaatatacactatattaaattggttTAGTCATAATCACAGCATACAGGATGATATCATGCAGCGTGCaacgaacaaaaataatttttattatattgtaaattccTTTTCGACACTTAAGTACAAGAATGTCACGAATATGGTAGTATATAGAGAATACACAAATACGTTTTGGGTGAGCTATAGAGGTATGTtaattaggtatgtataatagcgctgaaatatttttattttaagtaaaatataagtttgtattttgtcgtaaatttacttatatgcCATGATGTTATTAATTAGAATTAGGAATAATTTATACGTTAAACTTTAATCGATATAAGTATCTTTGATTGAGCCAgtattgacaaaaaatagtaaatataaattacctataatatacatgtaaatgataatagttcacaactataataatcaaaaacagGAAAGTTATAGGAATTGCATTACCATTTGCATCCGTTTTcacatttattaatgaataatgagaATCGAGCAACAACAGTTTCTGTTGAGAGAGAAGGGAGTGAATATCTGGAGGAAAAAACAAgggttattttatgtttaaatttgatgAGATTTCAATTACATTCctaaactaaaatatgatcttggtttttttataaactgtaaGAACTGTTGCGTAACATAGTTTAACCTAACCCTTTTATTACTTCACATAAAGAGGATCAACGAATATAAAAACGCATTTGTATGTGTtacattatgtacataaaaatattttcattaatagttacaccataatcattaatcaccTACATActaacataggtattataaatttaaatataaaaaataaataaataataataataaatatatattcagtGATAACtggtttataataacaaatgataACAGATTGTTGGCGGGATAATGATCGTGATCACTTGGTTGGGCGCGGAAGTAGCGCAACCAGGGGGGGGAGATCATTTTTTCTAGGTGCATGGTTACAAGAGGCGACGAAATCGACCTTGAGAATATATAAGAATTGAGGACGGTTAGTTCTAGAACATAATTTACACCTACTTAGGTATTTGaaattacaattatgttaAGTCCAATTTAGTTTGTGAGAGCCTGTAAGActgtaacacattttttaaaacaaacttttGTACAGAAATAATTCTTTGCAGATTGGTATGATTTTTGCATCAACTAAGTCCTAcgatatatttgttataagaaTAACCTAACTACCTAATCccaatatatctataatattgtaagtttATCCCTAGTCACTCCTAACTGCTATTACCAGATAGCCGTAGTTACAGCCTGCTGGTCCTTAAAAACCTCTAAGGTCCTTAAACTGGAGGTATGAGGAAGAGCAACTGCCACCcctcaaaaattcaaaatgtatttattaggtatatttattctctaagtatatttaagtatacggTATATCACCATAAAATAAAGTCCCCCCATCCCATAAAAATCGCCAGAATTAAGACCATGATTTAAAGGACATAAAGTAAGTAAGTCATTATCTAAGAAATATGGTGTGAGTCTAAAACTTgaacattaattattcaatgagATAAGGCGATCTATCTATCTATATCTAGATATAGATGTCTGAAAACATGCGATTGACGTCATAGAGCCGAAGTCAGACGTATGTTTTACGTGCCAAAGAGtctagattaaaatataatattttaaaatttttatttgtgtagccttaagtgttttttatgttttagacAGTAGTgggattataattttgatatatactTTCTAGTTTTTTCATATTAGATAGAACTAATATcgtaaatttagtaaaatgtgtGGCAATATGGATCGCGAACTCattcattttactaaataataatttataatatgtattcaacatcaagataatatatttaattttaaattacacccGTCGTCTTAAGCACATAAATATActtggtattataaaaaaaattctgaaatactattttaagttgttaaaATCATTGTGTTAATCTGACTACATTTACACATAAAACGCGGGTAGCTGCTTAGTCGTTGCCGGTATGTCGTCACGCGGCTATTTATCAACTCtcattatatcattgaatcatcaggtaatcatttttttaacttttgatttttatcaaaacgtTTTTCATTGTgttgattacaataatacatcaataaacttaaaattttaaaaaaaaaatgtcatgttGTGATGTCCTTTAAGTAAGCAGAATACGAAGAaggtcaaaaattaaaataataaacttatatcaCGTGTATAGTTAAGTTAACTTGACGAGCGACGAATATCATTACAACTTATTAGTAAAAtcctatttatttgtttttaaataaacatttgataGGTACTCACCGGTAATATTTCTTGTTTAATGAATAGATTCTTATCCTTTAAAGGCTATCATTCGATTAAATGTGGATCAATTGTAGCTTAAGAcaccaaaattatttatccaattattgtaataatttaacaacgaACGTTTATTGATGCGTGAAAGACGGAGCGACACATATTATGTCTTCGTGTAACTGGTAGTACATGTTCCAGAGAACTGACTGCTGATAGCGGAGACGCGTAGATCCAATACCGACAAACTCTTGTCAGTTGTCGGTGGTCATGGAGGGGGTTTCATTACCGAATGTCGAACAAAAAGCAATCTTATTGGATGAACTGCTCTTCTCTCTTCCCACTAGCGTGCAATTTTTTACACTCAGTGTCAGGATGGAGTCCAATAAACCCCGGgttgaatacaaataatacattaaattacagGACAATTCtagatatatttgtattgttattattattaaatttaaatagatataaataaaaatattgatatacagACTCAGGAACTTACATCAGTGTATaatgataaacatatttttatcccAACAGTGGATTAAGTGATGGAGTCCAAAAATAGCAAGCTGTAAATGTggttacaaattatacatattaattattataatttataatattatatcattagttgccattgaaaataatttttatgttattacagaaaaaaatatgtaaagaaTTCCAGCGCATAAACCTAGATCTTTTAACTTTGGAAAATCACAAACTGATTTTGATAgtgatcttaaaaaaatattaaatattaaatgatgtttaaattatcatagtccatttgataaaataaaataaatcctaaaaaatcaatataaaatttttattaatgtatggttttatgtaattcattaaaaaacccCAGTCACAATTTAAAtgagtatacaaataaaactaataaatttaaaaataaaataagatattatcaGAAAACTATTTAtgccaaaaataaacaaatatgtaaaCTAAAGAgacaattgataaataaacaaaaataccgagaaatatacaaaaattctcttttaaaaacgttaataagacagatgaatataaaaaaagcatgttaatttaaaggggaataaaaaaaactatattttatctacacTACGTGCAGATACATCGGTACTACTAAATACAGTTGACATAAAAATGCCGATGTCGATTAGCCCGATTAGGTATTAGACACGAAGAGAAGAGGATTAAActgtaagtaaatttaatttacttacaataaacataaaatatatttttcttttattaatttttttttaatttttacatatcaaccaatttctataataaccAGTTGCTATAAACAATTATCGTCTCGACTGATAACATTCTCAATGtcgcaaaaattaaaataaagtatgaacttgtaaattaggtacctagtacttactagttttattattcattttacactatgtaataaatatataaataatacactttaatatatctatcatATATCATGATACATTAGTAACTTATGGACTGTTTAAATCTCTTTCTTACCTATAGCTATctttaatgtattaacttgttttaattattatttatcctgacagattttaatattttttaatctgtattatgagtaaaataaatattaatacattataatattaaagtataaatactaataactaagtcaaacagattttttatttagtgaaatatcaaatttttgcAGATGGATGGTATATTTTAGTCTCAGGTTTAcccctattaaataaaattgtcaaatcACCACTGCACTGTTTTCAgtctttttacattttctataaCGAGACAAcgagtgtttattatattacataaacacaaatgtaaaatagtagtatataagttaattgacaagcaacaatttaatttaaaattttgaaatgtgaAATAAGAATGACAACAGTGAAGCAGGCTGACACTGGCAACAAAATATACTCAATAAGAACCTGGCAGCATATGTGTAGGCAACCACTATGATTACgggggtataataatatgtatgtcgTGTTTCTTATCGTAGACAGTCCCGTATTATCATATAGAGTATctgattcaattttcaatggtCATTTGTTGTCTAGCCACATTACAGACGATACACATATCAATTCGACACggagattataaaatataagtacattgtattattaaatttgttaaggTTATTTTTTACCCCGAAAAATTCACTAGAGAATACTtactgatatttatatataatatattatgtccatTTGTGTTAACAAAAACGCCGTGTTTGTGAATCCACTCcagatttagaaaaaattttatgtccCATCGGTTTAATATCCTGCTGGCTGCTGCTGTaatgttcaattttcaaataggtACCTGATACACGAAATAATAATGCGTACCTACCATCTTTGcatgtttgtataatgtatattatacattatacaatacctaCATCCGGCCGTTagcttgacatttttttttataggtatttatttttcaatataatttcattataaacagCCTATACTTGTGTATTTCCTATAAGAGTGTGTATTAAACATGGTATCAGTTTGTCgttcaatttaaaatcgttaactGTAAATTAGGTACggaatataaacttaaaattaaagagtgatcaagtgagtaacgctctgctgtatacCTAAATTCCTAATAGtcactataatttatgtaggtaggtacctattaaatttgaatccaatgggCAATGAGAGGTATCATTGtaaacgaaaaacgattctgaacggaaatgatttgtcagtctagagtatatattctaaattagttggtgaaaaaggtagtttacattttaatgaaaaataaaaaatgttattttagatttatacgaaatcgcgtaacgatataataatttatacttaaacgattttaaatatttgttattattcaaaaagtatacgtcgtaggtaggtacttgaaaatttcaccagttatataccagtttataatttaattttataaatatttcgcttattttaaggttatttatagtcatttgaaatattcgtttttgttaagttttttttatatatatacatttttttggccaagttaaaatatagcgatttaaaaattataggaaTACATAGccacaacttttttttattagccttttaagtacaaatattgacaaaaattagtcaaaatcatgaatattttcaaattattctgtagttaaaatttataataacatttgtataagtagctaagaattgaaatttaatccataaatttagcttacaataattacaaaagaACTTGAACGTttgtcgattaaaaaaaatttatcttaagtttaaatttgtacgaaatccaaaattcactcgtaaaataacgatttactatcaaataattttagatttttgttataattaaaaataactatagctACCTCTACTACTAGCAAATATCCCTCTAGAAAAACGGGATTAAAATACTCCCGTTCAtttcttgaaaaatatacataacttaatattctatactgtaagaacaatataataaatacaatacttaaaaaattatatcatcctactatgataataaaagtaagaaaaaaagatgattaaaaggtataaaatattatacataaaaaaaaacatataacgaAATATAAGGAGATGTGCGCTGAACATCTtcactcagaatcgtttttcgtacacaataatgtattattatttattatttattaagttcaaatttaagCATTTTACACCCACTCGACAGTGGTATACTGCACTACTGCAGTATACCCACTATTACATacctttttaatgttttagttatttcttataatgatacacattttttaagttgtataactaaaatatttgatagtatttattatcaatgtaagtaataaaataacaataattgtttaagaacaatttaacgattaatttaaaaatccagGAAACACCACTATATTTCTCTagtcattagtcattataggtagtaggtactcattattataaagaccGGATTTTGCATATAAtgcatattcatatttttaaaagcaattAAATGCGGTAAATAATCCATcgattatacttaaataaataatattagaaattttattttcatattttgtacataagcgcatattttatacaaaaatgcaTGTTTTGCATATAacgtaggtactaggtataataggtatatatctaaatgtttcaatttaacCCTTCActgcatataatttattgtatcgtTGTACACaaggtttatatattataatctataaaacttTGCGTTGTATCACAactagaattataaattataatatacaaatttgttCCACCAGGGGCGTCATTTGTGGTACGCAGGGTATACATTTGCGTTCCTAAAActctaaattgtaatttttggcCCGCATGatagttgataattttaacctGCCCCCTTCGCCTCCCTCGAATACGCCCTTGCATAagcatcaaaatataaaattgtctaagtatataattatttgaacgaAAGAATTATTTTCCAACAACTGCAGCCAATAATCGTGAATTCGAGCATCGCTACAACACATTACttataattcaaacaaataaatacgaatGCGCATTCTTTTCAAGTATTTCAATAACGAATTTTATTAAGACAAGTTTCTCGGTACATGCTACAGAGTACAGGTTATATAAAAAGGTTTTTGAaactctattatttataatataaaaagaataaatacgTTACACGACAGCCGGTAACCCGCatacagttattataacacaaaacacatattatactttccaATTTATGTCAGTAATATATTGTCGACATACCTACCCTTGTTTGGACAATTCCATCCATGTGTATAGAAgaacctttttatttttgtttatgtgttttttCCGAAATCTGAAACTACGACGCAGTTTGTTGGCTgtcaatgtaatttataacggtgaaatgtttttttttctattcagaGGTTCTTATAACGACGGTATAATCTCTTTATGTAGTTATTAATCTCGATTCGAGAGGGATCATGAATGTGTTTTCCGAAAACGCATATCCCAAACGGCatcaattgttattatgtaggcattgaatttcataaaactataagaCGATATCTACTGCgtcttattacttttatagcgACGTTCGggatagatatattttagataggtACGCATTATTTTCTCATCAAAGGCAACCGCCGATCTCTAGGTACTAcgtttggtatattatatcattatacgaAGTATGCATATACCCGACTGTACATTATATCCATACATATTAATACCTGCAGATGTCTGACCTATTTAACAGTTTTGAAATCAGTTTCGCTTCTTTTAATAATCccttatactatatagtgttGGATGATGTTTGTCGACGGACAGAGTTCACCATAATTGCAGTCCAATTGTGTTTGTTcgaaaaaaacgtatttataagtttataacacacatatattaaatataatacatacaatattatctacGACGCGGTTTTTCGTTTGAATTTCGATttccattatataatatttcattttataccgGGTTTTTgcgtacattttatacaagtataaattttaagaaaattatatggaAACTATACGATTCAGAAcagtttaacatttataaaaaacaaaaaaattatttaaagaagtAACAAGATGGTGAAATCCAAGCTGTTGAAACATTATCAAcagtcattatttatttaggtatattattatttagcaagccataattattttaaaaatacgttcGAGTCGATCGACGTTATAATTTCGCCACCACTGTAATGTAAATATGCTCTGAACacgttattataggtataatattatcgctgTTAAAACACGAATcaagttataataatcaaccaaataattgattactttgtaacaatttaaagtttaggtacctacaactaCAATTATATGGTCCCTACGAccctacttatataatatatattcattgtatatgttttacaaaacgtaatatttataagtgttaATATACGACGTTGGATtttgaagtaggtatatgtatttttatattttgaatattaagaatgataaaaaaaaaattgcttaataaaaagttctttaatttatttgctaCATTGTTTACTAttcatacttttaatatattgttcctAGAAGGGGGATTTTCccggaaaaaattatttttatattatattgttgtattattgcatttgtaattgtaactgtataaaaatatcgtcGTTATTGCCTATTGgtaaaactatattgttttggtatatgtattttgtaatattaacaagttttaacatacctaatcatttttataaaatcgaaagtactaaaattattgataatgatttcacctttatacatttttgatggGGACGCATTTCAGCCGTGCTCAAGAAAAATCCAGGCCGTAATTACCATTATacctttttatactttaattcgTTAACAGCGTGCCgcacgtaggtacctatctattgCTATAACTCGCACCCTTATAGTAGGCCGGTGCATTACATAGGtacgtgttataatattgtattattaattgcatGGTAGTCAATTACCACCGAAGAGCGACCGGTTTTCGGGAcacaagtaataataacacactCGCGTGATGATATTTATTCCGTCGTCTATTGCGGCTACgcgtttttttaatgatataggtatGGCATTAACGTCTCCACCGCTTCTGCAGTGTAGACGCGGACAAACACTAACAGGCCGTGTGGCTGATATCCTAATCACACGCCGATGAGACCGGTCTTCCGAGATACCACCATCTCATTACCGCGTGCCttcatactaaaatataaaaaccgtgattaaaaaatagaaggGGGTGGGTGTAGGAAGTAGgaagataaaatatacttaatcacCTATTTTCATACTAACCAtgaacatacaaaaaaattttcatttaagttGGTCTAGCTGCTTCGGAGAAGTGCAATTACAAACACCGTGACAcgacacatttatatatattatatagatagatgttaaaaaaaaagttcataaaatttaaaaaataattaaaacagaaCAATCTAACTCGTACAACAACCGACGACCGAcgggtaggtatatatattatatatactacgaAGTTAGCCAGTTAGGGAACATGGTTGAGAAAAATAACTCGGTATAGCCAGCCAATAGTATTTAGGTAAtgactaattatatttagtataaatcgtttaatttaagaaacaaCTGTGCCGTTCGAAAGAAtagaaaattatcataataataataggtaggtactaggtatcgtgttttgtttatgtatttgaatgcacaacaacattttttttataagtgtatttGATCATCTAGATTGATTTATAGCGAAGAGTgttaatacgttttaaaaactaattaatgatAACTGTTGAAGTGTAGTGCGGCAGCGCCGCAGCGCTTAGCGCGGCGGTAGTCACTAGTCATACTGCACGCGCATTTGCATACGTGCGTCAGATATAAGAGAAGGagccaaaaatttaaaaacaccaaATCTTAGTTCCTTTCTAAATcactcaataattaaaatatttttgatttaaaaaatgatacagATTCAAAATAGTAATACCGGTATAGTGTCGTTgagttttttttcgtattataaatgataaaaaaaatgttcaagaaTGACCAATTTTAAACTAAGAGGTAAATTTGAACGttcttaacttataaaaaaatatatatatcaaaaatcggCCAACGATAGTATACCAAACAACATATctagattaaatattgaaagttaCAGATTcctagctataatatatagaccaATGGAAAGGaactaaaaatgcaaaattttcatttttatacactaTTTACTAAGGAAAAAATtcaccaaaattttttttaattttgtcttaAACCAAGCTTTAGCTATAGATGTTCTCAATTTAaccatttaatcaaaaaaaaaattaacagataTTCCcccttaatagttaattattatgtagtgtAATATCGTCATGCAAcgcgta contains:
- the LOC114132228 gene encoding torso-like protein — translated: MGLDGAKALMIFILFALRLQQTYADIKVGNAINVFNRYGYLSISMRVVPGNDPDHSWIFREPTVDVFMNLPEKQSLKRNIGEGGGQVFQGNFHMEFCDNVKQLLQAYFRDFSIERLEKPWQAFTGSWSKVTLARNLGLDVSYVTGDHCYVLVRVARHRETANLVMDNSYDLHEPVAKQVASVNVSDSLSVIEFVRSFGSHYVTTYVTGNSLYQVYVYAPKYYKVIKERLKSKGVTKISNQELIGYFSSRYAEYVGKIQSASGNATVENWANQRLRVKLFVFGFASLLKLHGNTKLLSELNGMLGNEALLKLDLKTLAPAFKDIQKRAWFHEVMDNNLKLWEVNV